One genomic segment of Novisyntrophococcus fermenticellae includes these proteins:
- a CDS encoding DUF7601 domain-containing protein has protein sequence MKKRSLKFLSAMLMSGTMVITAFGTTAYADGGEVKSVTITKDIVKEENVYAPNTTFEFEIVPGTAVEAGSNQAAIYAGPEGGASFSGETGKIASAPAASDISKGVITAGNTQISIDSSKFTVPGIYRYDVTEKAGSYEGIIYSTETKHFDVYIDAEGNAYAYTFTDLANDKQKDDGVFENGYGKDPTDPTNPVDPTDPNALNNLTVTKKVEGTQGDKNKEFEFNITINGAAGEQYYMVIGTENYTLTSGTASAFKLKDGQTAEIFGLSKTDTYKVEETNYSKDGYTTAITGADSADKLAAAGTTAGADDAVIYTNTKDTVTPTGVIMTVAPYVLMVAAAGILSAVFLKRKRHSEF, from the coding sequence ATGAAAAAAAGAAGTTTAAAGTTTTTATCAGCAATGCTGATGTCAGGAACCATGGTGATTACTGCATTTGGAACGACTGCATATGCAGATGGTGGTGAGGTAAAGAGTGTAACAATTACAAAAGACATCGTAAAAGAAGAAAATGTATATGCACCGAATACGACTTTTGAATTTGAAATCGTACCCGGAACTGCAGTAGAAGCTGGTTCGAATCAGGCTGCAATCTATGCAGGACCGGAGGGGGGAGCATCTTTTTCAGGAGAAACCGGCAAGATTGCATCTGCCCCTGCTGCTTCCGACATCAGTAAAGGGGTTATAACAGCAGGCAATACGCAAATCAGCATTGATTCTTCAAAATTTACGGTACCCGGAATCTATCGTTATGATGTGACAGAGAAGGCTGGCAGCTATGAAGGTATTATCTATTCTACAGAGACCAAGCATTTTGATGTGTATATAGATGCTGAGGGCAATGCTTATGCATATACTTTTACTGATCTGGCAAATGATAAGCAAAAGGATGACGGTGTTTTTGAAAATGGCTACGGAAAGGATCCGACAGATCCGACTAACCCGGTTGACCCGACTGACCCAAACGCACTGAATAATCTAACGGTCACAAAAAAGGTTGAAGGTACGCAGGGAGATAAGAATAAAGAGTTTGAATTCAATATCACGATAAACGGGGCAGCAGGCGAACAGTATTATATGGTTATTGGTACTGAGAACTACACGCTGACTTCTGGAACAGCATCTGCTTTTAAGCTGAAAGATGGTCAGACCGCTGAAATTTTCGGTCTTTCAAAAACGGATACCTACAAAGTAGAAGAAACAAATTATTCCAAGGATGGATATACTACTGCTATTACAGGGGCAGACAGTGCGGATAAGCTGGCAGCCGCCGGTACTACGGCGGGAGCAGACGATGCCGTTATATATACCAACACCAAAGATACTGTAACTCCGACAGGTGTTATCATGACAGTTGCACCATATGTACTGATGGTCGCAGCAGCAGGCATACTCTCAGCAGTCTTTCTTAAAAGAAAAAGACATTCAGAATTTTAA
- the lepB gene encoding signal peptidase I — MGKHGEPGVREPTGNENERVQKGMKKEIQFFLLRAMLMAALIWIFFGMIFGLTPMKNNDMSPRISSGDLLLYYRLDKNLLCDDVIVFEKEGKQYTGRIVAKGGDTVEIGDNAELMVNNSVVIENNIFYRTPRYEDGISYPVKLLKNQYFVLCDYREGAKDSRYFGAVDSREIKGKVITVIRRSNL; from the coding sequence ATGGGAAAACATGGAGAGCCAGGCGTGCGGGAGCCGACTGGGAATGAAAATGAAAGAGTGCAAAAGGGCATGAAAAAGGAAATACAGTTCTTTCTTCTGCGGGCAATGCTTATGGCAGCGTTAATCTGGATATTTTTTGGTATGATTTTCGGTCTGACACCCATGAAGAACAATGATATGTCACCGCGTATCAGCTCGGGAGATTTGCTACTGTATTACCGCCTGGATAAAAATCTGCTCTGTGATGATGTCATTGTATTTGAAAAAGAGGGGAAACAATATACCGGCCGTATTGTTGCAAAGGGAGGAGACACTGTAGAAATCGGTGATAACGCAGAATTAATGGTTAATAACAGTGTTGTGATAGAAAACAACATATTCTATCGTACCCCCAGATATGAGGATGGGATTAGCTATCCGGTAAAGCTTTTGAAAAATCAGTACTTTGTTTTATGCGACTACAGGGAAGGGGCAAAAGACAGCCGTTATTTTGGAGCTGTAGATTCCCGTGAAATAAAGGGGAAAGTCATTACCGTAATCCGACGTTCCAACTTGTAG
- a CDS encoding vWA domain-containing protein, translating into MQKRIKRPLAFLMILLMMLSVVGSNVTVALAEDKAEYISNGQPEGISVKAYAESKALPEGVSLRVKKVEGSAEYARISDALKASSIKYDNFMAIDIGFWDTAGNEVEPENGIAEVKLGINRSLFPEEIQQETLSVQQLLGPEQGGAIQAAADALGNTTGTISLEGDTVKAEFKADSFSIFAVTWKSDTSEPAAASGSASDVSAPAKTEQKFLISPTVIQDTEKSAKHEKYVTEKEDGTYDLTLTIAGAVGSQTSKSKLDVIYVLDKSGSMNESIGGWRDPARREAAGNAINTFTNTLAQNEDLDVRYSLVSFSGDYNGGAWNDANIVQDWTSDANNIITKSKPASGGGTNYQAGIMKAKDLLLTKRDGALTAVIFISDGDPSFYYDNSGKTTGKGSGFDQASMNAAKREVANLNANYFYTVGVGNRNNYERLKDLNGAATLIPASNNKFYAGTDEASLKAAFDDIQASITKILCSNVTITDTLSNSVQVTRNIDGTPKTMTVSVKDSNGNTIASGSPGVNFDGAAITARYDEYARQIVLDFPDTYQLKEGYTYQVNVNIEPTEAAYEAYRSNGNVYPDTGDPGTGESSAGKGGIFTNGDAAVTYTYEGKTKTETYPRPVMQLHSGALVIEKKIQGLENDEAARNYLAENLKFDYSLNDQETISADFSAFTWNDDRQCYQFRIEGLAPGTSYQVSERGADIFPGHAYHVITNSEGSIGIIAKDAAGTAFFTNTYKPACQVFTIEKQVEGNMGDRNKSFTFKLTLKNGGLPYEQNLMYTKSGKTETLQAADGIYTFTLKDDEAIALTLPYSCNYVLSEENQDYSVSVYSNHGVFSDGKLEGTLTEDTSAVFTNKKEVVPPTGIVRTIKPYFIMFSAALGILLLSLGRPKRRG; encoded by the coding sequence ATGCAAAAAAGAATAAAAAGGCCCCTGGCATTTTTAATGATATTGCTTATGATGCTGTCTGTGGTGGGAAGCAATGTGACTGTTGCATTGGCAGAGGATAAAGCGGAATATATTTCGAACGGACAGCCGGAAGGGATTTCCGTAAAGGCTTATGCGGAAAGCAAGGCACTGCCGGAGGGTGTGTCTTTGCGTGTAAAAAAGGTGGAAGGGTCAGCAGAGTATGCGAGGATCTCCGATGCATTGAAAGCATCTAGCATAAAATACGATAATTTTATGGCAATAGACATCGGATTTTGGGATACCGCAGGGAATGAGGTGGAACCGGAAAATGGTATTGCCGAGGTAAAATTGGGAATAAACCGCAGTTTATTTCCCGAAGAAATTCAGCAGGAGACACTGTCTGTACAACAGCTTTTAGGTCCTGAACAAGGAGGGGCGATACAGGCAGCAGCGGATGCACTGGGAAATACCACGGGAACAATAAGTTTGGAGGGAGATACCGTAAAAGCCGAATTTAAGGCCGACAGCTTTTCGATATTTGCAGTAACGTGGAAATCCGATACCAGCGAGCCGGCCGCAGCTTCCGGCAGTGCCTCAGATGTGTCAGCGCCTGCAAAAACTGAGCAGAAATTCCTGATATCACCGACCGTTATACAGGATACAGAAAAGAGTGCGAAACATGAGAAATATGTCACAGAGAAAGAAGATGGCACTTATGACCTGACACTAACAATTGCCGGAGCGGTTGGAAGCCAGACATCAAAATCAAAATTAGATGTTATTTATGTCTTAGATAAGTCAGGAAGTATGAATGAATCAATCGGAGGATGGCGGGATCCGGCAAGACGAGAGGCTGCCGGTAATGCAATCAATACTTTTACGAATACGTTAGCCCAAAATGAAGATCTTGATGTAAGATATTCCCTTGTGTCATTCAGTGGAGATTATAATGGTGGAGCATGGAATGATGCTAATATAGTTCAGGACTGGACATCCGATGCGAATAATATCATAACAAAATCCAAGCCTGCTTCAGGTGGCGGAACGAATTATCAGGCTGGAATTATGAAAGCAAAAGACCTGTTGCTGACAAAAAGAGACGGTGCCCTAACGGCGGTTATTTTCATCTCGGATGGGGATCCGTCGTTCTATTATGACAATAGCGGCAAAACGACCGGAAAAGGTAGTGGATTTGATCAGGCATCTATGAATGCGGCAAAGAGAGAAGTTGCAAATCTAAATGCAAATTACTTTTATACGGTTGGGGTAGGAAATAGGAATAATTATGAACGCTTAAAGGATTTGAATGGTGCTGCAACATTAATACCGGCATCCAATAATAAATTCTATGCAGGTACGGATGAGGCTTCTTTGAAGGCAGCATTTGATGACATCCAGGCTTCTATTACCAAGATTTTATGCAGCAATGTAACCATTACAGATACCTTAAGCAACAGTGTCCAAGTAACACGGAATATTGATGGGACGCCAAAGACGATGACGGTTTCTGTAAAAGATTCGAATGGAAATACTATTGCTTCCGGTTCACCGGGTGTCAACTTCGATGGTGCGGCAATTACTGCAAGATATGACGAATATGCAAGACAGATTGTGCTGGATTTTCCGGATACTTATCAACTGAAGGAAGGCTATACCTATCAGGTCAATGTCAATATTGAGCCGACAGAAGCGGCTTACGAAGCATATCGAAGTAATGGTAATGTCTATCCGGATACAGGAGATCCGGGAACGGGAGAAAGCTCTGCAGGTAAAGGCGGTATATTTACAAACGGAGATGCTGCTGTCACGTATACTTATGAAGGAAAGACAAAGACAGAAACCTATCCAAGACCGGTCATGCAGCTGCATTCAGGAGCTCTGGTAATTGAGAAAAAAATTCAAGGACTGGAAAACGATGAGGCGGCACGAAATTATCTGGCAGAAAATCTAAAATTTGATTACAGCCTTAACGATCAGGAAACAATATCGGCTGATTTCAGTGCGTTTACCTGGAACGACGACAGGCAATGCTACCAGTTCAGAATTGAGGGTCTGGCTCCGGGGACTTCTTACCAGGTAAGCGAGAGGGGCGCTGATATTTTTCCAGGGCATGCGTATCATGTGATCACCAATTCTGAAGGCAGTATCGGAATCATCGCAAAGGATGCGGCGGGCACCGCCTTTTTTACGAACACCTATAAACCGGCCTGCCAAGTGTTCACCATTGAAAAGCAGGTAGAGGGAAATATGGGAGACAGGAATAAATCTTTCACCTTTAAACTTACACTGAAAAATGGCGGCTTGCCTTATGAACAGAATCTGATGTATACAAAAAGTGGAAAAACAGAGACTTTACAGGCAGCAGATGGTATATATACATTTACCTTAAAGGATGATGAAGCAATAGCACTTACTTTGCCTTATAGCTGTAACTATGTGCTAAGCGAGGAGAACCAGGACTATAGTGTAAGCGTTTATTCAAATCATGGCGTTTTCTCAGATGGGAAATTGGAAGGTACACTGACGGAAGATACAAGTGCGGTGTTCACAAATAAAAAAGAGGTCGTTCCGCCGACAGGCATTGTAAGAACAATAAAACCATACTTTATTATGTTTTCTGCTGCACTGGGAATTTTGCTGCTGAGTCTTGGGAGACCTAAACGGAGGGGCTAA
- a CDS encoding tyrosine-type recombinase/integrase produces MKKENGGIDNVGIVNNILYNKCRQEQKIVEYTYKMNLQMIEDYKIWLAEEEKSKNTIKKYIRDILAFYRFANGGVNEEKVISKTQVMEYKEYLEKKYAVSSVNSMLVAINRFLEYRGWNNCRVRLIKCQRCIFRDEQRELTKDEYRRLVDAARKEKNYRLAMIMETICATGIRVSELEFITVEAAQKGRADINCKGKHRVILLPDKLRKALVRYALEKNICSGYIFRTKTGKPLDRSNIWHDMKGLCKIAGVEPTKVFPHNLRHLFARIFYELEKNIVHLADILGHSSIDTTRVYTISTGTEHVREINRMGLVV; encoded by the coding sequence ATGAAAAAAGAAAACGGAGGGATTGATAACGTAGGTATTGTAAATAATATACTTTACAATAAATGCAGACAGGAGCAAAAAATAGTGGAATATACGTACAAAATGAATCTACAAATGATAGAAGATTATAAAATATGGCTGGCAGAAGAGGAAAAAAGCAAAAATACAATTAAAAAATATATCCGGGATATATTAGCTTTTTATCGATTTGCCAATGGCGGAGTAAATGAAGAGAAAGTAATCAGTAAGACGCAGGTTATGGAGTATAAGGAATATCTGGAGAAAAAGTATGCGGTATCCAGCGTCAATTCCATGCTTGTAGCTATCAATCGTTTTCTGGAATATAGGGGATGGAACAACTGCCGTGTGCGTTTGATCAAATGTCAGCGCTGTATTTTCAGAGATGAGCAAAGAGAACTGACGAAAGATGAATACCGTCGATTGGTAGATGCTGCCAGAAAAGAAAAAAATTACCGGCTTGCAATGATAATGGAGACAATCTGTGCGACCGGTATCCGCGTTTCTGAACTGGAATTTATTACAGTAGAGGCGGCGCAAAAAGGGCGTGCCGATATTAACTGTAAGGGAAAACACAGGGTAATCCTACTTCCTGATAAGCTCCGTAAAGCGCTGGTACGCTATGCCCTGGAAAAAAACATATGCTCCGGATATATTTTCCGTACAAAGACCGGAAAGCCACTCGATCGTTCTAATATCTGGCATGATATGAAGGGGTTATGTAAAATAGCCGGTGTGGAGCCGACAAAAGTATTTCCGCACAATCTGCGACATTTGTTTGCACGGATATTTTATGAACTTGAAAAAAACATCGTGCATCTGGCGGATATTCTTGGTCACAGCAGTATTGATACAACGCGCGTATACACTATCTCGACAGGAACGGAGCACGTCCGCGAAATTAATCGGATGGGACTCGTGGTTTAA
- a CDS encoding stage V sporulation T C-terminal domain-containing protein, which yields MKATGVVRRIDDLGRIVIPKEIRRTMRIREGEPMEIFTGKEGEIVLKKYSPMGEMAKFAKEYAQVLSQLTGYLVCVTDHDQIITASGSGQKEFEGKNISKELEDAISERKTVLAGQKESAFIQLTDEDDKNSISQIVVPIISSGDAIGAVILMDRGKNSGTKLGENEKVLIQVAAGFLGKQMEQ from the coding sequence ATGAAAGCTACAGGTGTTGTCAGACGTATTGATGATTTGGGGCGTATTGTAATTCCAAAGGAAATCAGGAGAACCATGAGAATCCGTGAAGGGGAACCAATGGAGATTTTTACCGGAAAAGAAGGAGAAATTGTATTAAAGAAATACTCTCCAATGGGTGAAATGGCAAAATTCGCAAAAGAGTATGCACAGGTATTATCCCAGCTGACCGGGTATCTTGTATGCGTAACCGATCATGATCAGATTATAACTGCCAGTGGCTCCGGACAAAAGGAATTTGAAGGAAAAAATATCAGCAAAGAACTGGAGGATGCAATTTCAGAACGCAAAACAGTCCTGGCGGGGCAAAAGGAAAGCGCATTTATACAATTGACGGATGAAGATGATAAAAACAGCATTTCTCAAATTGTAGTACCCATCATATCCTCTGGCGATGCCATTGGTGCCGTGATATTAATGGACCGTGGAAAAAATTCCGGAACAAAACTGGGAGAAAATGAAAAAGTTTTAATACAGGTAGCAGCAGGGTTTTTGGGAAAACAGATGGAGCAGTAG
- a CDS encoding M15 family metallopeptidase — translation MQNYTCLVNRQHPLDATYIPHGLVVCEFPFCAERLEEKRLLCEAAAEAAGRLLEYGKSFGHLLYGVSGYRSFERQNQIYQQRLQESPAEEVNQYVARPGTSEHQTGLALDVSSPGMDYELEEEFGETPEGKWLAVYAPMFGFILRYPKGKEKITGYAYEPWHIRYVGKSLSLYLALTGLTLEEYYQI, via the coding sequence ATGCAGAATTATACATGTCTGGTCAATCGACAGCATCCGCTGGATGCCACTTATATTCCGCATGGCCTGGTTGTCTGCGAATTTCCGTTTTGTGCGGAAAGGCTTGAAGAGAAGCGGCTGCTCTGCGAGGCGGCTGCCGAAGCAGCGGGAAGGCTTTTGGAATATGGAAAGTCTTTTGGTCATCTGCTGTATGGGGTATCCGGATATAGGTCCTTTGAACGGCAGAATCAAATTTACCAGCAGCGTCTGCAGGAATCTCCTGCTGAAGAAGTGAACCAGTACGTGGCCCGGCCGGGGACCAGCGAGCATCAGACCGGTCTGGCACTGGACGTCTCATCGCCGGGAATGGATTATGAACTGGAAGAGGAGTTTGGTGAGACTCCGGAAGGAAAGTGGCTTGCGGTTTATGCACCCATGTTTGGATTTATTCTCAGATATCCCAAGGGAAAAGAGAAAATTACAGGCTACGCTTACGAACCATGGCATATACGCTATGTGGGAAAATCATTGTCCCTGTATCTTGCACTTACAGGTCTGACGTTGGAGGAATATTATCAGATATAA
- a CDS encoding nicotinate phosphoribosyltransferase, which produces MRALNLTLLTDLYELTMMQGYYKNPTSQIVVFDAFYRKNPSDGAYAIMAGLEQVIEYVRNLHFSPDDIDYLRELKMFDEDFLEYLRGLHFTGDIYAIPEGTVIFPREPLIKVIAPVMEAQLVETALLNIINHQCLIATKASRVCYAAQGDGVMEFGLRRAQGPDAGIYGARAAMIGGCIGTSNVLTGQMFDVPVKGTHAHSWIMSFPDEYTAFKTYAELYPKACILLVDTYDVLESGIPNAIRVFSEMRDAGMEMKGYGIRIDSGDLAYLSKKAYEMLAAEGFEDAIISASSDLDEYLIDSMKTQGAKINSWGVGTNLITSGDWPAFGGVYKLAAIKNAWEDEFTPKIKLSENTEKVTNPCDKTIFRIYDTESGKIRADLICLAGEQFDESEDMILFDPIETWKKTRLKGGTYRLRELLLPVFQKGNCVYTSPSVMEIRDICTREKETLWDESRRLVNPQTVYVDLSDNLYKIKTDLLEEMSMKALENQ; this is translated from the coding sequence ATGAGAGCGCTGAATTTAACCTTATTGACAGACTTATACGAACTGACAATGATGCAGGGTTACTACAAGAATCCTACCAGTCAGATTGTTGTTTTTGATGCGTTTTACAGGAAGAATCCCAGTGATGGTGCCTATGCGATTATGGCAGGCCTGGAGCAGGTGATTGAGTATGTCCGTAATCTTCATTTTTCCCCGGATGATATTGATTACCTGCGGGAGCTTAAGATGTTTGATGAGGATTTCCTGGAATATCTGAGAGGGCTTCATTTTACCGGTGATATCTATGCGATTCCTGAGGGAACGGTGATATTTCCCAGAGAACCACTGATTAAAGTAATTGCTCCTGTGATGGAGGCACAGCTGGTAGAGACTGCGCTGCTGAATATTATCAATCACCAGTGTCTGATTGCCACTAAGGCATCAAGGGTCTGTTATGCAGCGCAAGGTGACGGCGTTATGGAATTCGGGCTCCGCCGGGCGCAGGGACCGGATGCGGGTATCTACGGTGCAAGGGCAGCCATGATTGGGGGATGCATCGGAACCTCTAATGTACTGACCGGACAGATGTTCGATGTACCGGTGAAGGGAACCCATGCACATAGCTGGATTATGAGCTTTCCCGATGAATACACTGCGTTTAAGACTTATGCCGAACTGTATCCGAAGGCATGTATCCTGCTTGTGGATACGTATGATGTTCTGGAATCCGGAATACCGAATGCCATCCGTGTCTTCTCTGAGATGCGGGATGCAGGCATGGAGATGAAGGGTTATGGGATTCGTATTGACAGCGGTGATCTGGCATATCTCTCGAAAAAGGCGTACGAGATGCTGGCAGCAGAGGGATTTGAAGATGCAATCATATCGGCCTCCAGTGATCTGGATGAGTATCTGATTGACAGTATGAAGACACAGGGTGCAAAGATTAATTCCTGGGGAGTTGGTACGAATCTGATTACCTCAGGTGACTGGCCTGCATTCGGCGGTGTCTATAAACTTGCTGCGATTAAGAACGCATGGGAGGATGAATTTACCCCGAAAATTAAATTATCCGAAAATACGGAGAAAGTCACCAATCCTTGTGATAAGACAATTTTCCGCATCTATGATACTGAAAGCGGAAAAATCAGAGCAGATTTAATCTGCCTGGCAGGGGAGCAGTTTGATGAATCGGAAGATATGATCTTGTTTGACCCTATTGAGACATGGAAGAAAACCAGATTGAAAGGCGGAACTTACCGCTTAAGAGAGTTGCTGCTTCCTGTATTTCAAAAGGGAAACTGTGTCTATACGTCTCCATCGGTAATGGAGATCCGGGATATCTGCACCCGGGAGAAGGAGACTCTCTGGGATGAATCCAGACGTCTTGTCAATCCACAGACTGTCTATGTGGATTTGTCAGATAATCTTTACAAGATTAAGACGGATTTGTTAGAAGAGATGAGCATGAAGGCTCTTGAAAATCAGTAA
- a CDS encoding DUF2325 domain-containing protein, translating into MSVVIVGGHDRMVMKYKEICKKHRCKVKVFTQMSANLDKQIGSPDLLVLFTNTVSHKMVKTAVEEVRRSNTEIVRCHTSSATALSEILKPYATA; encoded by the coding sequence ATGAGTGTTGTTATCGTTGGCGGCCATGACCGCATGGTTATGAAGTATAAAGAAATCTGTAAGAAACATCGCTGCAAGGTTAAGGTATTCACACAGATGAGTGCAAATCTGGACAAACAGATTGGCTCACCTGATTTGCTGGTACTGTTTACGAACACGGTGTCACATAAGATGGTAAAGACCGCTGTGGAAGAGGTCAGGAGAAGCAACACGGAGATTGTACGATGTCATACCAGCAGTGCAACTGCATTAAGTGAGATATTAAAGCCATATGCTACTGCATAG
- a CDS encoding flavodoxin, whose translation MSKIVVAYWSGTGNTETMANSIAEGVKAAGKDVEVVSMDDYNASKLKECDAFALGCPAMGAEELEDTIAEPFVNEVEGFASGKKIALFGSYDWGDGEWMRIWAQRMEDAGAVIVGGEGLICNNEPDDEAIETVKS comes from the coding sequence TTGAGTAAAATTGTAGTTGCATATTGGAGCGGAACAGGAAACACGGAGACAATGGCAAATTCTATTGCAGAAGGCGTTAAAGCAGCGGGAAAAGATGTAGAGGTAGTATCAATGGATGATTACAATGCTTCAAAACTGAAGGAGTGTGATGCATTCGCGCTGGGATGCCCGGCTATGGGTGCAGAAGAGCTGGAGGATACAATTGCAGAACCATTTGTAAATGAAGTGGAAGGATTTGCATCAGGTAAAAAAATAGCACTTTTTGGCTCCTATGATTGGGGCGATGGCGAATGGATGCGTATCTGGGCACAGCGTATGGAAGATGCGGGCGCCGTAATCGTAGGCGGTGAAGGGCTGATTTGTAATAACGAACCGGATGATGAGGCAATTGAAACTGTAAAAAGCTAG
- a CDS encoding DUF3793 family protein, with product MTCRSAYEKNLRLAEQCAPVLAGIKPANLLMLEGVDTEEVKEMIRDSDVGVYFLYKGKKKCAWLLYREKNIRAVLNQKEVQRFLQTCGYPTFQMEDVLERLGERASCYLDGEMEYPHELGIILGYPLEDVRGFIEFEGKNYLLSGCWKVYGDVEKARQTFALYHKVRQEAVSRIMEHMINKNNNGGLRFE from the coding sequence ATGACGTGCAGGAGCGCATATGAAAAAAATCTAAGACTTGCAGAACAGTGTGCACCTGTTCTGGCAGGAATTAAACCTGCAAATTTGCTTATGCTTGAAGGCGTAGACACGGAAGAGGTCAAGGAAATGATCCGGGATTCGGACGTCGGAGTTTACTTCCTGTATAAAGGTAAGAAAAAATGTGCATGGTTATTATATAGGGAGAAAAATATAAGAGCGGTATTAAATCAAAAGGAAGTTCAAAGGTTTTTGCAGACCTGTGGATATCCGACGTTCCAGATGGAAGATGTATTGGAACGGCTTGGAGAAAGAGCATCCTGCTATCTTGACGGGGAGATGGAGTATCCCCACGAACTGGGAATCATCTTGGGATATCCGTTGGAAGATGTGCGGGGATTTATTGAATTTGAAGGGAAGAACTACCTGCTGTCAGGTTGCTGGAAAGTTTACGGAGATGTAGAAAAGGCCCGTCAGACTTTTGCACTATATCACAAGGTGAGGCAGGAAGCGGTCAGCAGAATTATGGAGCATATGATAAATAAAAATAATAATGGAGGACTGAGATTTGAGTAA
- a CDS encoding FeoB-associated Cys-rich membrane protein gives MNAGTIIVLLIVAGVVALVIRKIVRDKKSGKTCSSCGGSCGCDGCSPGMNESVHKGK, from the coding sequence TAGTGTTGCTTATAGTGGCCGGGGTGGTAGCCCTGGTAATTCGCAAGATTGTCAGAGATAAGAAATCGGGGAAGACTTGCTCAAGCTGCGGAGGAAGCTGCGGCTGTGATGGCTGTTCCCCCGGTATGAATGAATCCGTGCATAAAGGTAAATGA